The following are encoded together in the Nocardioides okcheonensis genome:
- a CDS encoding dihydrodipicolinate synthase family protein translates to MNPHMRPGVWGVLATPFIGSTHDVDDNGLAQLVEHADAAGVTGLTVLGVFGEAARLSWAERRQVLETVLDTTELPLVVGCTSLATAPVVDEAAMAVELVGDRLAGVMVQANSADRAVLDTHLRAVHEATGADVVVQDYPVVSGVAVSAAVLGDVVSASPHVTAVKAESPPTPVAVAELTARCDVPVFGGLGGINLLDELAVGAAGAMTGFSFPEALVACVRAWDPAEPEQARAELLDHLPLITFEQQAGIALAIRKECLRRRGLIAESAVRPPARSLPASLAPVLAAHLERLGVR, encoded by the coding sequence GTGAACCCGCACATGCGCCCCGGCGTGTGGGGCGTGCTCGCCACCCCGTTCATTGGGTCGACCCACGACGTCGACGACAACGGCCTGGCCCAGCTGGTCGAGCACGCGGACGCCGCCGGCGTCACCGGGCTGACCGTGCTCGGCGTCTTCGGGGAGGCGGCGCGGCTCTCCTGGGCCGAGCGCCGCCAGGTCCTCGAGACAGTCCTCGACACCACCGAGCTGCCGCTCGTCGTCGGGTGCACCAGCCTGGCGACCGCGCCCGTGGTCGACGAGGCCGCGATGGCCGTCGAGCTCGTCGGCGACCGGCTCGCCGGCGTGATGGTGCAGGCCAACAGCGCCGACCGGGCCGTCCTCGACACCCACCTGCGCGCCGTCCACGAGGCGACCGGCGCCGACGTGGTGGTCCAGGACTACCCGGTCGTCAGCGGCGTCGCCGTGTCCGCCGCCGTGCTCGGCGACGTGGTCTCCGCGTCGCCGCACGTCACGGCGGTCAAGGCCGAGTCCCCGCCGACCCCGGTCGCCGTCGCCGAGCTGACCGCACGCTGCGACGTGCCGGTCTTCGGCGGCCTCGGCGGCATCAACCTGCTCGACGAGCTCGCCGTCGGTGCCGCCGGTGCGATGACCGGCTTCTCCTTCCCCGAGGCGCTCGTGGCGTGCGTACGCGCCTGGGACCCCGCGGAGCCGGAGCAGGCGCGGGCCGAGCTGCTCGACCACCTGCCGCTGATCACCTTCGAGCAGCAGGCCGGCATCGCCCTCGCGATCCGCAAGGAGTGCCTGCGCCGCCGCGGCCTGATCGCCGAGTCGGCCGTCCGGCCGCCGGCGCGGTCGCTGCCGGCGTCGCTGGCGCCCGTGCTGGCCGCCCACCTCGAGCGGCTGGGGGTGCGCTGA
- the soxR gene encoding redox-sensitive transcriptional activator SoxR: MDPRDLLPMGEISRRSGFAASAIRYYEAEGLIEAHRSPGGQRQFERSVLRRLAFVRAASNVGLSIEEIRDELGRLPGNRTPTKADWHRISRHWGRRLDEQIAALQRLKSGLDGCIGCGCLSLRSCAFSNPGDVVGERGPGAGLLPDTLRRPHPTRGSVRTPPPR, encoded by the coding sequence ATGGATCCACGCGACCTGCTGCCGATGGGCGAGATCTCGCGGCGCAGCGGATTCGCCGCGTCGGCGATCCGCTACTACGAGGCCGAGGGGCTCATCGAGGCACACCGCTCCCCGGGCGGGCAGCGCCAGTTCGAGCGCAGCGTGCTGCGCCGGCTCGCCTTCGTCCGGGCAGCGTCCAACGTCGGGCTGAGCATCGAGGAGATCCGCGACGAGCTGGGCCGGCTCCCCGGCAACCGGACCCCGACCAAGGCCGACTGGCACCGCATCTCGCGGCACTGGGGGCGACGCCTCGACGAGCAGATCGCGGCGCTCCAGCGGCTCAAGAGCGGCCTGGACGGCTGCATCGGCTGCGGCTGCCTGAGCCTGCGCTCGTGCGCCTTCTCCAACCCCGGCGACGTCGTCGGGGAGCGCGGCCCCGGCGCCGGGCTGCTGCCCGACACCCTCCGCCGGCCGCACCCCACCCGAGGGTCGGTCAGGACACCTCCGCCGCGCTGA
- a CDS encoding S-adenosylmethionine:tRNA ribosyltransferase-isomerase — MTLLAETPHTRFAASTFAPRPAEERGLERDGVRLLVGTPDGLSHVRFRDLPDHLHPGDVLVVNTSATVHAEVDATLDGTPVVLHVAHRLDDGDRVVELRTAPDASRSLLDARAGDVVAVGDVRLVLREPWPGRASSPTGSGNRLWRAGVRGDLDHRLTGHGRPIAYGYLDRRYPLEAYQTVFGRHPGSAEMASAGRPFTHELVTRLVTAGVAFAPVLLHTGVSSQEAGEAPGPEWFEVSPGSARTINAARDAGGRVVAVGTTATRALESAVLGRHVVASRGWTSRVVSPAQPPRVVDGLVTGWHDPMASHLLLVESVAGERLTQAAYDSAVAEGYLWHEFGDAALLLRR; from the coding sequence ATGACCCTGCTCGCCGAGACCCCGCACACCCGCTTCGCCGCGTCGACCTTCGCGCCCCGGCCCGCCGAGGAGCGCGGGCTCGAGCGGGACGGGGTGCGGCTGCTGGTCGGCACGCCCGACGGACTGTCGCACGTCCGCTTCCGCGACCTCCCCGACCACCTGCACCCGGGCGACGTCCTCGTCGTCAACACCTCGGCGACGGTCCACGCGGAGGTCGACGCCACCCTCGACGGCACGCCGGTCGTGCTCCACGTCGCCCACCGCCTCGACGACGGCGACCGCGTGGTCGAGCTGCGCACGGCGCCCGACGCCTCCCGGTCCCTGCTCGACGCCCGCGCGGGCGACGTCGTCGCGGTGGGTGACGTCCGCCTGGTGCTGCGCGAGCCGTGGCCGGGCCGGGCGTCGTCGCCGACCGGCTCGGGCAACCGCCTCTGGCGGGCGGGCGTGCGCGGCGACCTCGACCACCGGCTCACGGGGCACGGGCGTCCGATCGCCTACGGCTACCTCGACCGCCGCTACCCGCTCGAGGCGTACCAGACCGTCTTCGGCCGGCACCCCGGCAGCGCCGAGATGGCCTCGGCGGGCCGGCCGTTCACCCACGAGCTGGTGACCCGCCTGGTGACCGCCGGCGTCGCCTTCGCGCCCGTCCTGCTGCACACGGGCGTCTCGTCGCAGGAGGCCGGCGAGGCGCCGGGCCCGGAGTGGTTCGAGGTGTCGCCCGGCAGCGCCCGCACCATCAACGCCGCTCGCGACGCGGGCGGCCGGGTCGTCGCCGTCGGCACCACGGCGACGCGGGCCCTCGAGTCGGCGGTGCTCGGCCGCCACGTCGTCGCCAGTCGCGGCTGGACGTCGCGCGTGGTCAGCCCCGCCCAGCCGCCCCGGGTGGTCGACGGCCTGGTGACCGGCTGGCACGACCCGATGGCCTCCCACCTCCTCCTCGTCGAGTCGGTCGCGGGGGAGCGCCTCACGCAGGCGGCGTACGACTCGGCGGTCGCGGAGGGCTACCTGTGGCACGAGTTCGGGGACGCGGCGTTGCTGCTGCGCCGCTGA
- a CDS encoding helix-turn-helix domain-containing protein, with protein sequence MSRDSSKNGTNALPVESMLSDFGARLRTLRKERQLSTERLAEAAGVSVGLISQIERGRGNPSFATLAQLAHGLQLPVGQLLEPSETQKVVVRKDERRRLDNHGVVSGDGERIELLTPDLNGALEANWVVTPPGYDTSATPYRHNGEEFGIVLSGTKDVFLDGVRHRLEAGDSIRYASTIPHWYANPSDTEECTAVWVSTPPTW encoded by the coding sequence ATGAGCAGGGACAGCTCGAAGAACGGCACCAACGCTCTTCCGGTGGAGTCCATGCTCTCTGACTTCGGTGCCCGTCTCCGCACGCTCCGCAAGGAGCGCCAGCTCTCCACCGAGCGGCTGGCGGAGGCGGCGGGGGTGAGCGTCGGCTTGATCAGCCAGATCGAGCGCGGGCGCGGCAACCCCTCCTTCGCGACCCTGGCCCAGCTCGCGCACGGCCTGCAGCTCCCCGTCGGACAGCTGCTCGAGCCCAGCGAGACCCAGAAGGTCGTGGTCCGCAAGGACGAGCGGCGGCGACTGGACAACCACGGTGTTGTCAGCGGCGACGGCGAGAGGATCGAGCTGCTGACCCCCGACCTCAACGGCGCGCTCGAGGCCAACTGGGTGGTGACCCCACCCGGCTACGACACCAGCGCCACCCCCTACCGCCACAACGGCGAGGAGTTCGGGATCGTGCTGTCCGGGACGAAGGACGTCTTCCTCGACGGAGTCCGTCACCGGCTCGAGGCGGGCGACTCGATCCGCTACGCCTCGACGATCCCGCACTGGTACGCCAACCCCTCGGACACCGAGGAGTGCACGGCGGTCTGGGTGAGCACCCCGCCCACCTGGTAG
- a CDS encoding VOC family protein, producing MTVVTELRIALTVDDFDAAVALYRDALGLAQLEDWSSDRGRVLLLDAGRATLELFDAAQAAMVDDVEVGRRVSGPVRFALRVADADATAAALVRAGASEVAPAAVTPWGDRNARVAAPDGMQLTLFSAAEVS from the coding sequence ATGACCGTTGTGACCGAGCTCAGGATCGCCCTCACCGTCGATGACTTCGACGCCGCCGTCGCCCTCTACCGCGATGCCCTCGGGCTCGCGCAGCTCGAGGACTGGAGCAGCGACCGGGGTCGCGTGCTGCTGCTCGACGCGGGCCGCGCGACCCTCGAGCTGTTCGACGCCGCGCAGGCGGCGATGGTCGACGACGTCGAGGTCGGGCGGCGCGTGTCGGGCCCGGTGCGGTTCGCGCTGCGGGTCGCCGACGCCGACGCCACGGCGGCGGCGCTGGTCCGGGCCGGCGCGTCCGAGGTGGCGCCGGCCGCCGTCACGCCGTGGGGCGACCGGAACGCCCGCGTGGCCGCTCCGGACGGGATGCAGCTGACGCTCTTCAGCGCGGCGGAGGTGTCCTGA
- a CDS encoding CaiB/BaiF CoA transferase family protein, with product MSTEAPQAALDGVVVLDFTQVYMGPSATQMLADHGAEVVKVERPVHGDLSRNSLPDPAGQDNPIFISINRNKRSVTIDTRTEAGRAVVLDLVRRSDVVVSNFRSGVMERMGFGYEALKEVNPRIIWASGTGFGDSGPYAHKGGQDVIAQAYSGVMWRRSDESVPLSVYPTTLADYTTGMHLCQGILLALIARDRTGEGQKVQVNMYDSMLHMQMQEAATQLNRGHEVNWAAMPLSGVFPTTDGAVCMVGAFKENPLRDISKALELDEDLSTRPGWDTLEGQFEHKPELQALFRARFATQPTAHWVERLEEQDILCAPVRSLAEALADEQTAVNQMITEMEHPHTGTVRVLNSPLRLSATPSSTRRPAPMLGEHNAEVLRELGHDEDAVAAAVRDGVIR from the coding sequence ATGAGCACCGAAGCCCCGCAGGCAGCACTGGACGGCGTCGTCGTCCTCGACTTCACCCAGGTCTACATGGGACCGAGCGCCACGCAGATGCTCGCCGACCACGGCGCCGAGGTGGTGAAGGTCGAGCGCCCGGTCCACGGGGACCTGAGCCGCAACTCGCTGCCCGACCCGGCCGGGCAGGACAACCCGATCTTCATCTCGATCAACCGCAACAAGCGCAGCGTCACCATCGACACCCGCACCGAGGCCGGCCGCGCGGTCGTCCTCGACCTCGTCCGGCGCTCCGACGTCGTGGTGAGCAACTTCCGCTCCGGCGTGATGGAGCGGATGGGCTTCGGCTACGAGGCGCTCAAGGAGGTCAACCCGCGCATCATCTGGGCCTCCGGGACCGGCTTCGGCGACAGCGGCCCGTACGCCCACAAGGGCGGGCAGGACGTGATCGCGCAGGCGTACTCCGGCGTGATGTGGCGTCGCTCCGACGAGAGCGTGCCGCTGTCGGTCTACCCGACGACGCTCGCCGACTACACGACCGGCATGCACCTGTGCCAGGGCATCCTGCTGGCGCTCATCGCCCGTGACCGCACCGGCGAGGGCCAGAAGGTCCAGGTCAACATGTACGACTCGATGCTGCACATGCAGATGCAGGAGGCGGCCACCCAGCTCAACCGCGGCCACGAGGTCAACTGGGCGGCGATGCCCCTGTCGGGGGTCTTCCCGACGACCGACGGCGCGGTGTGCATGGTGGGTGCCTTCAAGGAGAACCCGCTGCGCGACATCTCCAAGGCGCTCGAGCTCGACGAGGACCTCTCCACCCGTCCGGGGTGGGACACCCTCGAGGGCCAGTTCGAGCACAAGCCCGAGCTGCAGGCGCTGTTCCGCGCGCGGTTCGCGACGCAGCCGACCGCCCACTGGGTCGAGCGGCTGGAGGAGCAGGACATCCTCTGCGCGCCGGTCCGCTCGCTCGCCGAGGCGCTGGCCGACGAGCAGACGGCCGTCAACCAGATGATCACCGAGATGGAGCACCCCCACACCGGCACGGTGCGGGTGCTCAACAGCCCCCTGCGGCTGTCGGCCACGCCGAGCTCGACGCGGCGCCCGGCGCCGATGCTGGGCGAGCACAACGCCGAGGTGCTGCGCGAGCTCGGCCACGACGAGGACGCGGTCGCCGCCGCCGTCCGGGACGGGGTGATCCGGTGA
- a CDS encoding NAD-dependent epimerase/dehydratase family protein → MTTSTVVVTGANGLVGSHVVRALSERGAAVRAVVRRAGTAPDLPGVEEHVGDFADPAYAAGVVAGADVLVTTVHPLGSGRDDQRRVGLDGTMTIAAAATDAGVPLVVHVSTAGVYDRSPDVGDVDEDGALVPDDADDYGVVKRDTDAALARLGGTTRVLVRPPAILGAGESSVWNTVTPAAMAQDESRRRAVPGATFAWVHVDDLATLVADVATGAIATVASDAAHGPVVGACTPVNVAGEPATRRDYVGAVCAALGLEPTWEDGPAWTGRILADRARGWGWSPRVALADALDELRAGLR, encoded by the coding sequence ATGACCACCTCCACCGTCGTCGTGACCGGGGCCAACGGACTCGTGGGCAGCCACGTGGTGCGAGCGCTGAGCGAGCGGGGCGCCGCCGTGCGCGCCGTCGTGCGCCGCGCCGGGACCGCACCCGACCTGCCCGGGGTCGAGGAGCACGTCGGTGACTTCGCCGACCCGGCGTACGCCGCCGGTGTCGTGGCCGGTGCCGACGTGCTGGTGACGACGGTCCACCCGCTCGGCTCGGGCCGCGACGACCAGCGGCGCGTCGGCCTCGACGGCACGATGACGATCGCCGCGGCCGCCACCGACGCCGGCGTGCCGCTGGTCGTGCACGTCTCGACCGCCGGGGTCTACGACCGGAGCCCCGACGTGGGCGACGTCGACGAGGACGGCGCGCTGGTGCCGGACGACGCGGACGACTACGGCGTGGTGAAGCGTGACACCGACGCGGCCCTCGCGCGCCTCGGCGGCACCACCCGCGTGCTCGTGCGTCCGCCGGCGATCCTCGGTGCGGGCGAGTCCTCGGTGTGGAACACGGTCACCCCGGCGGCGATGGCGCAGGACGAGTCCCGCCGGCGCGCGGTGCCCGGCGCGACCTTCGCCTGGGTGCACGTCGACGACCTCGCGACGCTGGTCGCGGACGTCGCGACCGGGGCGATCGCCACGGTGGCCTCCGACGCCGCGCACGGTCCGGTCGTCGGGGCCTGCACGCCGGTCAACGTGGCGGGGGAGCCCGCCACCCGGCGTGACTACGTCGGTGCCGTGTGCGCCGCCCTCGGGCTCGAGCCGACCTGGGAGGACGGCCCGGCCTGGACCGGCCGGATCCTGGCCGACCGGGCCCGCGGCTGGGGCTGGTCGCCGCGGGTCGCCCTCGCGGACGCCCTGGACGAGCTGCGGGCCGGGCTGCGCTGA
- a CDS encoding MFS transporter — MTTTQRPTTPDPVTPDPATRAHDDHVTRRAMLGLGLGNTLEWYDWMIFGLLAAIIGPQFFASQDPVSATLDALAVFAVGFVVRPLGGVLLGHVADRVGRRRVMLLSVSLMAVTTLVIGLLPTYDTIGVWAGIVLLACRVLQGLSTGIEAPLSIAYAVELNPAGREGRAAGYMSFFVNLGILLASLASFLTSWLVGGDAMAEWGWRVPILLGSAMSFFVLYLRRSLPETLSEEEKADQPTGTWAGLRTHWLGLLAIVFVVGATQAFNYAWNVGLPSLARGSFGEDPTTVFAMTTGLGVILLLGSLVTGAVADRARLSRTFLVTRLASVPAVFLMLLYAGPGMGTFAAVLFVGGIVLVANMTLYNVVATSLMPKYCRATGTGLGYGVAVALFGGTASYLLVWLQTRDLLWVFPVYCAALSVISVVLYLVARRHSGIFAGE; from the coding sequence ATGACCACGACCCAACGACCCACGACCCCCGACCCCGTGACGCCCGACCCCGCGACCCGCGCCCACGACGACCACGTGACCCGCCGGGCGATGCTCGGCCTCGGCCTCGGCAACACCCTCGAGTGGTACGACTGGATGATCTTCGGCCTGCTGGCCGCGATCATCGGTCCGCAGTTCTTCGCCTCCCAAGACCCGGTGAGCGCCACCCTCGACGCGCTCGCGGTGTTCGCCGTCGGCTTCGTGGTGCGCCCCCTCGGCGGCGTGCTGCTCGGCCACGTCGCCGACCGCGTCGGCCGCCGCCGCGTGATGCTGCTGTCGGTGAGCCTGATGGCGGTCACCACGCTGGTGATCGGCCTGCTGCCCACCTACGACACGATCGGCGTCTGGGCCGGCATCGTGCTGCTCGCCTGCCGCGTCCTCCAGGGCCTCTCGACCGGCATCGAGGCGCCGCTCTCCATCGCGTACGCCGTCGAGCTCAACCCGGCCGGCCGCGAGGGCCGGGCCGCGGGCTACATGTCCTTCTTCGTCAACCTCGGCATCCTCCTCGCCTCGCTCGCCAGCTTCCTCACCAGCTGGCTGGTCGGCGGCGATGCGATGGCCGAGTGGGGCTGGCGGGTGCCGATCCTCCTCGGCTCGGCGATGAGCTTCTTCGTGCTCTACCTGCGCCGCTCGCTGCCCGAGACCCTCTCCGAGGAGGAGAAGGCCGACCAGCCCACCGGCACCTGGGCCGGGCTGCGCACCCACTGGCTGGGCCTGCTGGCGATCGTCTTCGTCGTCGGTGCGACCCAGGCGTTCAACTACGCGTGGAACGTCGGGCTGCCGAGCCTGGCCCGCGGCAGCTTCGGCGAGGACCCGACCACGGTGTTCGCGATGACCACGGGGCTCGGCGTGATCCTGCTCCTCGGCTCGCTCGTCACCGGGGCCGTCGCCGACCGGGCGAGGCTCTCGCGCACCTTCCTCGTGACCCGCCTCGCCTCGGTGCCCGCCGTGTTCCTCATGCTGCTCTACGCCGGCCCCGGGATGGGCACCTTCGCCGCCGTCCTGTTCGTCGGCGGGATCGTCCTGGTGGCCAACATGACCCTCTACAACGTGGTCGCCACCTCGCTGATGCCGAAGTACTGCCGGGCCACCGGCACCGGCCTCGGCTACGGCGTCGCCGTCGCCCTCTTCGGCGGCACCGCCTCCTACCTGCTGGTGTGGCTGCAGACCCGCGACCTGCTCTGGGTCTTCCCGGTCTACTGCGCGGCCCTGTCCGTCATCAGCGTCGTCCTGTACCTCGTCGCCCGCCGCCACAGCGGCATCTTCGCCGGAGAGTGA
- a CDS encoding SDR family NAD(P)-dependent oxidoreductase, with product MDTTTTARVALVTGGSAGLGLALSRALATEGWRVVTDGRSGDRFAGADLPDGVDVVVGDLTDADHRAALVAAVEGYGRLDLLVHNASTLGPLPMRPLAEVDLADLQQVWRTNVGGPLVLTSALLPLLRASDGALVSISSDAAVHHYGTWGLYGASKAALDHVTLTFAAETGLTAYAVDPGDMRTAMHQDAFPGEDISDRPLPESVVPRLLALLADRPASGRYRAEEVR from the coding sequence ATGGACACCACAACGACAGCACGGGTGGCTCTGGTCACCGGGGGATCGGCCGGTCTGGGACTGGCCCTGAGCAGGGCGCTCGCCACCGAGGGGTGGCGGGTCGTCACCGACGGCCGCAGCGGGGACAGGTTCGCCGGCGCGGACCTCCCGGACGGGGTCGACGTCGTGGTCGGCGACCTCACCGACGCCGACCACCGTGCCGCCCTGGTGGCGGCGGTCGAGGGGTACGGACGGCTCGACCTGCTGGTGCACAACGCCAGCACGCTCGGCCCGCTGCCGATGCGCCCGCTGGCCGAGGTCGACCTCGCCGACCTCCAGCAGGTGTGGCGGACCAACGTCGGCGGGCCGCTCGTCCTGACGTCGGCCCTGCTGCCCCTCCTGCGGGCGTCGGACGGGGCGCTGGTCTCGATCAGCTCGGACGCCGCGGTGCACCACTACGGGACCTGGGGCCTCTACGGCGCCAGCAAGGCGGCGCTCGACCACGTCACCCTCACCTTCGCCGCCGAGACCGGCCTGACGGCGTACGCGGTCGATCCCGGGGACATGCGCACCGCGATGCACCAGGACGCCTTCCCGGGCGAGGACATCTCCGACCGGCCGCTGCCCGAGTCGGTGGTGCCTCGGCTCCTCGCGCTGCTCGCCGACCGCCCGGCCTCCGGCCGCTACCGGGCGGAGGAGGTCCGATGA
- a CDS encoding enoyl-CoA hydratase-related protein translates to MSAAQVDEVRFELKGHVAWVTFDRQHVLNALDAASVRRCNEIWDEVERDPGIHAVVVTGAGDRAFCTGADMSSAGVGKTGVDYWADLDPNGFAGLSLRRTLDVPVIARVNGYALGGGMEVVLGADLVVAAEHASFGLTEPRVGRMPLDGGMVRLARRIPYTQAASLLLTGRRAPAAELAAMGLVNEVVPAEELDAAVDRWLEQVLACAPTSLRAIKQVLNRTEHLSDHEAHAARLPALVEALVSPNADEGVAAFQQKRRPVWSDR, encoded by the coding sequence GTGAGCGCCGCGCAGGTCGACGAGGTCCGCTTCGAGCTGAAGGGTCACGTCGCCTGGGTGACGTTCGACCGCCAGCACGTCCTCAACGCGCTCGACGCCGCCAGCGTCCGGCGGTGCAACGAGATCTGGGACGAGGTCGAGCGCGACCCCGGCATCCACGCCGTCGTGGTGACCGGTGCCGGCGACCGGGCGTTCTGCACCGGGGCCGACATGTCGAGCGCCGGCGTCGGCAAGACCGGCGTGGACTACTGGGCCGACCTCGACCCCAACGGGTTCGCCGGGCTGAGCCTGCGCCGCACCCTCGACGTCCCGGTCATCGCCCGCGTCAACGGCTACGCCCTCGGTGGCGGCATGGAGGTCGTCCTCGGCGCCGACCTGGTGGTCGCCGCCGAGCACGCCAGCTTCGGGCTCACCGAGCCCCGGGTCGGCCGGATGCCGCTGGACGGCGGCATGGTGCGCCTGGCCCGTCGCATCCCCTACACGCAGGCCGCGTCGCTGCTGCTCACCGGGCGCAGGGCCCCGGCCGCCGAGCTCGCGGCGATGGGCCTGGTCAACGAGGTGGTGCCGGCCGAGGAGCTCGACGCCGCCGTCGACCGGTGGCTCGAGCAGGTCCTCGCCTGCGCCCCGACCTCGCTGCGCGCGATCAAGCAGGTGCTCAACCGCACCGAGCACCTGAGCGACCACGAGGCCCACGCCGCGCGCCTGCCCGCGCTCGTCGAGGCCCTGGTCAGCCCCAACGCCGACGAGGGGGTCGCTGCATTCCAGCAGAAGCGGCGCCCGGTCTGGAGCGACCGGTGA
- a CDS encoding SDR family oxidoreductase, with the protein MDLGIQGRTALVLAATGGLGEAVARALADEGAHVVVAGRDAEKAEKVAADLPSARALAVDLTAPGAAARLLDGAREAFGDPDIVVLNGPGPHPGAAADMDAAAATAATDLLLATHVDLVHRALGPMRRRGWGRVLAVGSSGVEAPLPMLAASNVGRAALAAYLKTLAAEVAVDGITVNMLLPGRIATDRVAALDAAAAERQGNDVALVRAASEARIPTGRYGAPEEFGAAAAFLCSARASYLTGGLVRCDGGLLANL; encoded by the coding sequence ATGGACCTCGGCATCCAGGGCCGCACCGCGCTGGTGCTGGCTGCGACCGGAGGGCTCGGCGAGGCCGTCGCCCGGGCCCTGGCCGACGAGGGCGCCCACGTCGTCGTGGCGGGGCGCGACGCGGAGAAGGCCGAGAAGGTCGCCGCCGACCTCCCCTCGGCCCGCGCGCTCGCCGTCGACCTCACCGCGCCCGGCGCGGCCGCCCGGTTGCTCGACGGCGCCCGGGAGGCCTTCGGCGACCCCGACATCGTCGTCCTCAACGGCCCCGGTCCACACCCGGGGGCGGCGGCCGACATGGACGCCGCTGCCGCCACCGCCGCGACCGACCTGCTGCTCGCGACCCACGTCGACCTGGTGCACCGCGCGCTCGGCCCGATGCGCCGCCGCGGCTGGGGCCGCGTCCTCGCGGTGGGCTCCAGCGGGGTCGAGGCCCCGCTGCCGATGCTGGCGGCCTCCAACGTCGGCCGCGCGGCGCTCGCGGCGTACCTCAAGACGCTCGCCGCCGAGGTCGCCGTCGACGGGATCACCGTCAACATGCTGCTGCCCGGCCGGATCGCCACCGACCGCGTGGCCGCGCTCGACGCCGCCGCAGCGGAGCGGCAGGGCAACGACGTCGCCCTGGTCCGTGCGGCCTCCGAGGCACGGATCCCGACAGGCCGCTACGGCGCCCCCGAGGAGTTCGGCGCGGCTGCGGCGTTCCTGTGCAGCGCGCGTGCGTCCTACCTGACCGGCGGCCTGGTCCGCTGCGACGGCGGGCTGCTCGCCAACCTCTGA
- a CDS encoding FAD-dependent oxidoreductase encodes MNTQKLSINSDQLDAPVVRRTGVLVVGGGPAGVSAAVAAARSGVDVTLVERYSALGGLASGGMVLVLDDMVNGNEITVTGIVDEYVERMARKKLAVYPPVEERRTSQELWNKWGRWGTFNFHSHSNPKPICYAVAFDPDAWKATSIDLVREAGVHLRMHSWFSRPIVDDGVVKGVVVETKAGPQAILADVVIDTTGDIDVASRAGAAHAHDAYLVTLVFRLGGVDTDAAERFEQENPREARAINRRIKRLLGGAWELWWLKTPIPGVVWCNTPHMTGFDGADPESLTNAEFAARDRIEAALDAIRADLPGFQDAYVLDVAQQMGVRQTRLLQGEYVVTKEDVVNRRHFADSVARGRDYYTPYRALLPREVDQLLVAGRHYSATPEAQRMSREIPPCMAQGQATGIAAALAVQKDLLVREVPVDEIQMRMRDQGADPGDRPSANAGTDTGTDTPLEEAH; translated from the coding sequence GTGAACACCCAGAAGCTCAGTATCAACAGCGACCAGCTCGACGCACCGGTGGTCCGCCGCACGGGCGTGCTGGTGGTCGGCGGCGGCCCCGCCGGCGTAAGCGCCGCGGTCGCGGCGGCCCGCAGCGGCGTGGACGTGACGCTCGTCGAGCGCTACTCCGCGCTCGGCGGCCTCGCCTCCGGCGGGATGGTCCTCGTCCTCGACGACATGGTCAACGGCAACGAGATCACCGTGACCGGCATCGTGGACGAGTACGTCGAGCGGATGGCGCGCAAGAAGCTCGCCGTCTACCCGCCGGTCGAGGAGCGCCGCACGTCGCAGGAGCTGTGGAACAAGTGGGGGCGCTGGGGCACCTTCAACTTCCACTCCCACAGCAACCCCAAGCCGATCTGCTACGCCGTCGCGTTCGACCCGGACGCCTGGAAGGCGACCTCGATCGACCTGGTCCGCGAGGCCGGCGTGCACCTGCGGATGCACAGCTGGTTCTCCCGCCCGATCGTCGACGACGGCGTCGTCAAGGGCGTGGTCGTCGAGACCAAGGCCGGCCCCCAGGCGATCCTGGCCGACGTCGTGATCGACACGACCGGAGACATCGACGTGGCGTCGCGCGCCGGTGCGGCCCACGCCCACGACGCGTACCTCGTCACCCTCGTGTTCCGCCTCGGCGGCGTCGACACCGACGCGGCCGAGCGGTTCGAGCAGGAGAACCCCCGCGAGGCCCGCGCGATCAACCGCCGGATCAAGCGGCTGCTCGGCGGTGCCTGGGAGCTGTGGTGGCTCAAGACGCCGATCCCGGGCGTCGTGTGGTGCAACACCCCCCACATGACCGGCTTCGACGGCGCGGACCCCGAGTCGCTCACCAACGCCGAGTTCGCCGCCCGCGACCGCATCGAGGCCGCCCTCGACGCGATCCGCGCCGACCTCCCCGGCTTCCAGGACGCCTACGTCCTCGACGTGGCGCAGCAGATGGGCGTGCGCCAGACTCGACTGCTGCAGGGGGAGTACGTCGTCACGAAGGAGGACGTCGTGAACCGCCGGCACTTCGCCGACAGCGTGGCCCGTGGCCGCGACTACTACACGCCCTACCGCGCCCTGCTCCCGCGCGAGGTCGACCAGCTCCTGGTCGCCGGACGGCACTACTCCGCGACGCCCGAGGCCCAGCGGATGTCGCGCGAGATCCCGCCGTGCATGGCCCAGGGCCAGGCGACCGGCATCGCCGCCGCGCTGGCGGTCCAGAAGGACCTGCTGGTGCGCGAGGTCCCGGTCGACGAGATCCAGATGCGGATGCGCGACCAGGGCGCCGACCCCGGCGACCGGCCGTCCGCCAACGCCGGCACCGACACCGGCACCGACACCCCGCTCGAGGAGGCCCACTGA